The Kribbella amoyensis genomic sequence GCGTGCTCGTCGTTGCGGCGGGTGTCGAGCACGTGGATCGCGCGTTCCTTGCGGGCCGCGGCCAGGGCGGCGAAGTCGGCGACCGGGTACGAGCGGAGGGGCCGCCCGTCGGCGAGGACGGCGAGCTCGCCGGTCGCGGCACCGGCGAGGTCGTCGATGCCGATCCGGACGAGTTCACGTCGTGCTTCGGCGACCTGGTCCTCGCTCTCGCCGATCAGGGTGAGCGGGGTGCCGTACTGGTAGAGCCAGCCGAGGTACGTGACGAAGTTGGTGGAGAGCTCGAACGCCAGCGAACCGGCCAGGTGACCCGCGGCGAACGCGGTCCGGTCCCGGAGATCGACGACCCACTCCCCTTGGCGGATCCGGCGCCGCAGTTCGCCTGGATCGACGGGCCGCGGTGGCGAGAGGTCCACGGGCGCCGGACCGCGGGTGTTGATCACGCCCATGTGCGCGTAGTACGCGGGGTACGCCTCCAAGCCGGCGAGCAACGTGTCGACGTACTCCTGCTCGGCCAGCGTGAGCGCCGGGTTGCCGGTCTTCTGCTGCTCGACGGTCGAGGCGTGCCCACTCGTCGGAGTCGCCGAGCAGAAGCTCCCGAATCCGTGGGTCGGCAGGACCTCAGCGCTCCCGGGCAACTCCGCCGCGATCCGCCGCACCGAGTGGTACTGCGCGTGCGTCAGCGCATCCGTGTGCTCCGGCCCGAGCAGGTCCGTCCGCCCCGTCGAGCCGAACAGCATCGAGCCCCCGGTGAACACGGCCCGGACGTCACCGGTCGTCGCGTCCTGCAGGGTGTACGAGACGTGGTGATGGGTGTGGCCGGGCGTCTCCAGGACCCGCAACGACAGACCACCGGTCCGTAGCTCGTCGCCGTCGCGGACCGCCAGCCGCTCGAATCCGACCTCGTCCCCCGCGCCGACCACGTACGCCGCTCCGGTCACTCGCGACAGCTCCAGACCACCGGACACATAGTC encodes the following:
- a CDS encoding MBL fold metallo-hydrolase, which gives rise to MDIAVEVIETSSLGDRSYLASDGQVAVVVDPQRDIDRILALAADRGVRITHVVETHLHNDYVSGGLELSRVTGAAYVVGAGDEVGFERLAVRDGDELRTGGLSLRVLETPGHTHHHVSYTLQDATTGDVRAVFTGGSMLFGSTGRTDLLGPEHTDALTHAQYHSVRRIAAELPGSAEVLPTHGFGSFCSATPTSGHASTVEQQKTGNPALTLAEQEYVDTLLAGLEAYPAYYAHMGVINTRGPAPVDLSPPRPVDPGELRRRIRQGEWVVDLRDRTAFAAGHLAGSLAFELSTNFVTYLGWLYQYGTPLTLIGESEDQVAEARRELVRIGIDDLAGAATGELAVLADGRPLRSYPVADFAALAAARKERAIHVLDTRRNDEHAQSHVTGSQHVPLHELADRLDEIPEGELWVYCGSGYRASIAASLLDREGHQVVLINDDFDHAAESGLT